A stretch of the Balearica regulorum gibbericeps isolate bBalReg1 chromosome 15, bBalReg1.pri, whole genome shotgun sequence genome encodes the following:
- the GPER1 gene encoding G-protein coupled estrogen receptor 1, with translation METYSASISPVICNSTTFNLNGSYLCNESISSRLADKSEHQQYVIGLFLSCLYTIFLFPIGFVGNILILVVNISFREKMTIPDLYFINLAVADLILVADSLIEVFNLDEKYYDITIICTFMSLFLQINMYSSIFFLTWMSFDRYIALAKVMRSNLFRTMQHARLSCGLIWMASISAALVPFTAVHLQHTGEVYFCFADVKEIQWLEITLGFIIPFVIIGLCYSLIVRVLIKAHKHRSLRLRRQKALRMIFVVVLVFFICWLPENVFISVQLLQKKSEPVSSSSPSFRHDYPLTGHIVNLAAFSNSCLNPLIYSFLGETFRDKLRLYIEQKTKMSTIHRFCQAALTSVIPDSNEQSEV, from the coding sequence ATGGAAACTTATTCTGCCTCAATATCACCTGTTATATGTAACAGCACAACTTTTAACCTAAATGGATCATATTTGTGTAATGAAAGCATATCTTCCAGATTAGCTGATAAATCAGAACACCAACAATATGTTATTGGTCTTTTCTTATCATGTCTTTACacaatatttctctttcctattGGTTTTGTAGGAAACATTCTGATACTGGTTGTCAACATAAGCTTTCGTGAAAAAATGACTATTCCAGACCTTTACTTCATAAATCTTGCAGTAGCTGATCTCATTTTAGTTGCCGATTCTCTCATTGAGGTTTTTAATCTTGATGAAAAGTATTATGATATCACTATTATTTGTACCTTTATGTCTTTGTTCCTTCAGATCAACATGTatagcagcattttctttctgacatggATGAGTTTTGACAGATACATAGCGCTGGCAAAAGTAATGAGGTCCAACTTATTTCGCACTATGCAACACGCTAGATTAAGCTGTGGTCTCATATGGATGGCATCTATTTCTGCAGCACTAGTTCCATTTACAGCTGTGCATTTACAACACACCGGAGAggtctatttttgttttgcagatgtaAAAGAAATCCAGTGGCTAGAAATAACCTTGGGGTTTATTATCCCCTTTGTGATCATCGGTCTTTGTTACTCATTAATTGTTCGAGTTCTTATAAAAGCACACAAGCATAGGAGTCTCCGTCTGCGGCGACAAAAGGCTCTTCGAATGATCTTTGTTGTTGTCTTGGTTTTCTTTATCTGCTGGCTACCTGAAAACGTCTTCATTAGTGTTCAACTTCTCCAAAAGAAAAGCGAGCCTGTGTCTTCGAGCAGCCCATCCTTCAGACACGATTATCCTTTAACAGGACATATTGTGAACCTAGCAGCTTTTTCTAATAGCTGTTTGAACCCCTTAATTTACAGTTTTCTAGGGGAAACCTTCAGAGACAAACTGCGACTGTATattgaacagaaaacaaaaatgtccaCGATACATCGCTTTTGTCAGGCTGCCTTGACGTCTGTCATTCCTGACAGTAATGAGCAATCAGAAGTCTGA